Part of the Sphingopyxis sp. 113P3 genome, CGTCCCTGGTCGCGGCCCGCGCTGCCGACCCGCGCGCTCGTCCACCCCTCGCGGCCGCGCCGCCACCCTTGGAATAAGGGCGCGCACGCCTATTTTGGAAGCCTCCTACCCCCTTTTTGCAAAGGATCGACGCCATGACCAAAGAGACCGCCATTTTCGCCGGGGGTTGCTTTTGGTGCACCGAAGCGGTGTTCCAGTCGCTCGCCGGCGTCGAGAGCGTCGAAAGCGGCTACACCGGCGGCCACGCAGCAAACCCCACCTACAAGCAGGTTTGCTCGGGCAACACCGGTCATGCCGAGGCGATCCGTATCGGTTATGATCCTGCGGTGATTTCCTATGACGAGCTGCTCGACGTCTTTTTCGCGACGCACGACCCGACGCAGCTCAATCGCCAGGGCAACGATATCGGCACCCAGTACCGCAGCGCGATTTTCCCGCTCGACGAGGCGCAGGAAGCCGCGGCGCGCGCCGGGATTTTGCGCGCGCAGGAGGACCGCGCCGAACCGATCGTAACCGCGATCGAACCGCTGTCGGACTGGTACCCGGCTGAGGATTATCATCAGGCCTATTGGGAAGGGGAAGGCCAGCGCAACCCCTATTGCCTCGCCACGATTCCTCCGAAGCTTGCCAAGCTGCGCAAGGGCTTTGCCGACCGATTGCGCAGCGACGAGGCGCCGGCATCCTGAACGATCGGTGTTGCATATCGGCCGCATGACGTCATTTTTCATTGACTCTCAAGCGGTTTGGACTGGCGGTCCCGGCCATGTTGGGGCAGCGTGATCCCCGCAGTTAGGGATCACCGGGTGTCAGCGTCGTTATTTCTGTTCTGGGCCGTATTCGCCACACCGCAAATGTCGGTTCAGGCCGCAAGCCAGACGATCATCGAAAATGGCGAGGCGGGCCTGGCGCGGGCCGTGAACCGGATGGTCGGTGGTATCATCGCCTATGTGCGCTGGCCGCACAGCCGCGGCACCGCCCCCCGCACCCTGTGCCTGGTCGGCACGCCGCGACTGACCAGCTCGATCGCGCCCGACATGCCGGGCGATGGTCAGGTGCTCGTTCGCCAGGCAACGGCCGGCGGAGTGATGACCGCCGGCGACTGCGACATCCTGTTCCTCGGCCGAACGGCCGAGGGCGATCGCCGGCGCCTCATCGAATGGGTCCGCGGGCAGCCGACGCTGACCATCACCGACGATGACCCAGGCTGCCGCAAAGGCGCGATGTTCTGCCTCGCCCGCAAGCCGGCCGGGCTCAGCTTTTCGGTCAATCTCGACGCGATCGGCCGCGGGCCGCTCCGCGTCGATCCGCGCGTGCTGCGGATCGGCGGCGCCGAGGGAGACGGGTCATGACCGACCGGGCTCCGCGGGGGACCACCCTCCAAAAACTGATATCGCGCTTTCATTTCGGAATCACCCTGCTCGCCGTCGCGCTGTCGGGGATTACCATTCTCCTCGCAGGCATCACCGCGATGCGCGGCCATGCCGACCGCAATATCGAGCTCGCAGCGCAGCTCGGCGCTTATGGTGTCGAGCCCGCGCTCGTCTTCAATGATCCACAGGCGGCGCGCGATGGGCTGAAACCGCTGACCGATATTCCCGGCATCGCCCGCCTGCGCGTGCTCGACGACCGCGGTCACGCGCTCGTCGAATGGAGTTCGCCGAGGCGCGACCCGGCGCCCATCCTCACTCGCCTCTTCTTCCCCGAGCCCTTTGCGCTCACGGTCCGCCGCAATGGTTCGGCGATCGGCTCGATCGAGGTGTGGGGCGATTCGACCACGCTCACCGGCTATGTCCGCATCGGCCTGCTCGCTGGCCTCGCATGTCTGCTGATTACCGCGCTGGGAACCATCGCGCTTGCGCGCCGATTCGAGTATGAGCTCGTCAAGCCGCTCAATGAAATTGCCACCGTAGCGCACGACGTGCGGCTCCACCGCCGCTTCGATAAGCGGGTAAAAAACCTCAGTATCGCTGAGCTCGACCGGCTTGGGGGCGACATCAACGCGCTGCTCGACGAGCTCGATGGCTGGCGGGGCCATATGGAGGATGAGCGGGCGGCGCTTGCGCATCGGGCCGCGCACGACCCGCTGACGTCGATGCCCAACCGCTCGGCTTTCGATGAAGAACTCGACTGCCGTCTCGAAGCGGCGGCTGCCCAGGGTCGCCGATTGGCGCTGCTGTTCATCGACGTCGACAATTTCAAGACGGTGAATGACGGCCATGGTCATGCTGCGGGTGACGCCGTTCTC contains:
- the msrA gene encoding peptide-methionine (S)-S-oxide reductase MsrA, giving the protein MTKETAIFAGGCFWCTEAVFQSLAGVESVESGYTGGHAANPTYKQVCSGNTGHAEAIRIGYDPAVISYDELLDVFFATHDPTQLNRQGNDIGTQYRSAIFPLDEAQEAAARAGILRAQEDRAEPIVTAIEPLSDWYPAEDYHQAYWEGEGQRNPYCLATIPPKLAKLRKGFADRLRSDEAPAS
- a CDS encoding YfiR family protein gives rise to the protein MSVQAASQTIIENGEAGLARAVNRMVGGIIAYVRWPHSRGTAPRTLCLVGTPRLTSSIAPDMPGDGQVLVRQATAGGVMTAGDCDILFLGRTAEGDRRRLIEWVRGQPTLTITDDDPGCRKGAMFCLARKPAGLSFSVNLDAIGRGPLRVDPRVLRIGGAEGDGS
- a CDS encoding diguanylate cyclase domain-containing protein is translated as MTDRAPRGTTLQKLISRFHFGITLLAVALSGITILLAGITAMRGHADRNIELAAQLGAYGVEPALVFNDPQAARDGLKPLTDIPGIARLRVLDDRGHALVEWSSPRRDPAPILTRLFFPEPFALTVRRNGSAIGSIEVWGDSTTLTGYVRIGLLAGLACLLITALGTIALARRFEYELVKPLNEIATVAHDVRLHRRFDKRVKNLSIAELDRLGGDINALLDELDGWRGHMEDERAALAHRAAHDPLTSMPNRSAFDEELDCRLEAAAAQGRRLALLFIDVDNFKTVNDGHGHAAGDAVLIAIARQIRAALRPGDFAARIGGDEFVVVIDPVDPAALPGALAERIHASVAGPVELPGGESYDTAISIGAALYPEDGHDAAALLTAADAAMYEDKLSHRS